In Vanessa cardui chromosome 24, ilVanCard2.1, whole genome shotgun sequence, the genomic window TAGTTCTAAAGGTTGGTGAAGCATTGTTATGAGGAATAATTACACTACTGACTTGTCCAATGATGATGACcaaattgtaatttgtatttaaaaagaacatgttccaaatttgaattgaaGATGTGTAATTATGATAAATCCTTACCTAAATGAACCGGTCAGATCAGAAGCGTTAGGCCTTAACAAAAGTTGTGTTATAAAGTTGGCACCCCTTGAAATTAGTTTCCTCTTAAAATCCCATCCATAAACACCGCCACCATCCTTGTAGCGTGTACCCGATACTAAGTCATAATCATGCTTCTTTTGTAGTTCTATGAACTTTGGAATGAATTGAGGCTGAAAGAAATATTCCTTTCTGTAcacttcgaaaaaaaaaaaaattacatataatgaaatatcgAATCAGTAAATAGACGggttatattaatagttaacatgatattgtaaaaaattattACGTGGTGACTTAAATCTGAATCCatgatgataataaaattgCCTGTTGCATGTTGCATTCCATGGATATATGCAGTTCCTAGTCCTAACTTCTTTTCTCTCGGAcgtagtaatattttatttgatccaTATAGCTTCTGCAGTTGTTTCGCCACTTCCAGAGTACCATCTGGGCTGCCATCGTCGATTATAATAACTTCGTAATCGTAGCCGCTAAAGAtatgaaaaattgtaaatatatcgcAAGACAGAgtcatcatttatttaaataagatttaccTATTGTCgaggtatttaattataagccATATTATGATCGGTAGGTTTTCCCTTTCGTTGTAAGTCGGTaataatatggaatatttatcaCTTTGTGTAATTTCTGAATCTAAGGCCGTGGTCGCCATATTGACGTATGTCAAAACTCAAATTGTCATACGTcaataaacattgaaaaatgtATTCGTGTTTGGTCGAGGAAACATGgacattattattttaggtatagattaaataatttcaatataaacaacTCCTATAGTGTAaagtattgttaaatttaaatatatttaaggaattTTATATTATCCCCATGAAGTAACTGTAATGTAATATGCAAAAaagaatataacaaaatttactaaaattaataaagacaaGGATTTTTGAGGTGTATTGTATTGACgatattaactaataatataataataacgtatattagtaaattgtattttgcatataaataatagtaatattaatcaaattaatgaaatctTGATGGTTTatgtaaaatcaatttaattaatctacTATTAATTGAATACAGaaagtcttttttattttattatttttcattcagatgattcattaatttttacagATTCATTTTACGGAATTAATGATTAAATCGTTGACACTAACTTTACGAAGGAGCTTAAACGTCAAACGATATTGACTTTTCGATTTGTCAGTAAATATTTCTACGATTCAAAATTTTTAAGTGGGTGTATAAAAAATGatcaaataactttaaaaattatgtctTTAAAAACAACTGTTCATTTGTACGGTCTAAAGAGCGAATAActaacacaatatattttaaatgttatttatataaatcatgtcACAGATGTGAAAGTAGCAATTTTTTAGTAAAGGGACTcgacttttataataataagtatgggTAAAACAAGCAAAGTAGTTGTGTGTGGAATGAAAGGCGTAGGTAAAACTGCAGTTTTAGAGCAGCTTATATAcggaaatgttaatttaaaatcatctttCTACCCGACAATTGAAGACATATACGTCGCTAATATAGAAACTGACCGTGGGACTAAGGAGCGCGTATGTTTCTATGATACCGCGGGCCTGGAGCCTCCTCTTACAGGCGAGTTTAAAGGTTTAGTTgagattagttttttttttattacagccTACTGCTTGAaattttttaaaagcttttctattaagatttgataaaatacttttcttCACCACCCTTACAGCTTGTGATATTGCTCTGCTTTATTGCACTTACAATAAGGACATATTTATACACAtagaaaataaacacatatatttgCTAGATATATcagtaatgtaattaaataataaataaatgtttctaaaaGAAAAACTCAAAACATAATTACAGCTTTTCCACATtaaagtttacttttatttgaaaatctcTTCTTTATTTGtcctgtatatttaattaaaaaaaaaaaaaaatctaatattgtactataatgtaatataatctcTATTATGGCATCagattaatcaatttaaattattatggttTTTACAGATAATATCACTTTGACATGTATTAATTTTCAATGCTCTCGaagataatgataattttttaacatacatGTACACTTTACATGTATTCAACCAGCTGTTACTCACATGTTTCACTTggggttaaataaaaaaaaataacagaaatgaTTCCATGATAccatattcaaaaaattaaaagtctATAACCAGCCATAGAATTTTCTGTGTTTTGGTGATACCAATACTATAAAGGTTACTTTATAGTATTGCAGaaggttttatttgaaaagaaacaTGATAACAAATGATATACTTTTTAAACTAAAtcattaacttattttttttgtttataatattaatcataaagaaatataaataaaacaagaaaacgCCATTTTTACATAACACATTCATGTTCTTTGTGATAATAGAAATGTTATGTAACAAAGATACattaatgtatactaatattattaatgcaacTGTATGTCTGTTCATCTTTCAAAGCTTAATTATTGAAGCAAACTTAACTGAAATTTCTTATGAAGTAACCTTGTACTCTGAGGAAAGACTTAGGCTATGTTTTGTGCCTAATATCTGATGACAAACACCCTTAAATAGGAACTAGACAACAAATAGTTTCcgtacataacaataaataaggtcttattatatatttatatggtgTTAAGTTATCTGAGTACAGtttggataaaaatattatatatggtatatattaAGGTTCTAAACTCGTTTCAACAGGGCCACCACAATCACCGACGATGCAGTTGACAGCTAATCAAGTGTTGCAGCGACACTACCTTGGATTTGCAGAGGGATTTGTCATGGTCTACGACACTACACAGCCGGAATCGCTCGATGTATTGATGTATTTGAAGAAGGATATTGatagaaataaagataaaaaggaGGTCAGTATTTTATTGGTGCACAATTGGTCTGACTGCCTCATTATTTCTTCTTCAGTAGTTAGATATAAGGTTGAGATGCCGTGTGTTGAAACCCTATGTCGGGCCGATACAAAGTGATTGTATTTCTATAAAGAAATTTGAAGTAACAAACTGGAGTCTCGAAACTGTAAGTCTGTTCATACATACTGTGCCTCAGAAAGCACATTAAGCTGTTGGTCATGCGTTTTAACTCTTTCCAGTCGTATCGGATTTGCTgtcccattggattatgagaTTTTACTGGTACACAAGTATGTACACACGGTGTACGTACACATATGGTGCACACACATACTTGTGCAATATGCGTTTCTTCGTTTGCTGGTCTCCCATGAGATGTCAAAATGACATCTTTTCGttcaaatagttttatttcttatataagaCTCCCTCGTTTTGTTAACCCTCCCCTGTAGCAGCTTTTTAAGAGTActgtaaacaaaacaatgacATTACTTTTTGTTGACAGGTGGTGATGCTAGTTATCGGAAACAGAACGGGTCCGGATGACATCAATAGTCTCGAAAATACCTGCTCGAAAGCGGCTAACTGGTGTGCCAGGGAGAAAATCCGCCATTTCGAGGTATCCGCCATGGACCGCCCGTCCCTATATGAgccttttatatttatgacgACGAAGCTGAACCCTGTACAGAACAAAACAGCCTTTCCTCAACTATCAACCCTTAGTAAGTTAACTCAGAAAAATAATCGCAGTGATGCGATGTAACATTACGTTTTTAATCTATGCCCCTTCTGTTATCAGCCTTGAGGTTCTGACTGTTGGCAACATTGGAGACTTGTATATGCAAAGGGTgatcgtttaaatatttctaccAATGATcttgtacattaaaaaaaaaacaattttcgtTATGTATGCTCATAATATGCAGTAATTATTACTACACTAAACTGAAAAACAAAAACCAAACAGTGTGAgtatggaatttaaaaaaaaacctaaggaATTAAAATTCAGTTAGTTATATAAAgtgtgaaaatatatgtatgtaatttggaCTAGAAACattgtttaaatgtttgaaCGATATCGCCCTTTGTGTAAGTCTGTGTAAAGAACCTAAGGATATTCATTGCAGGTCATTATCATTtcgttgcaataaaaaaaaaatagatctgCTTGTCTTTCATACAATCACATGTTGGCTGCACATTTTATGTCTTAGAAGTTCTTAATCAATAGCCTGCACTACACAGATCATTTCTAACTCTGTAGTTGTGTTGAAAGaggttttttatttctttcagaAATGTTGAGATAGCTATGTATTATctcttaatattcaatttttttttaaataattgttgtttggTACCCGAgatgaaaataacaattttgttaCTTATCATATTGGACTTATGTTCTATTCCCTTTGTCTCTAAAAAAAGACATGGATTTCGCGCCAAAATGTATCAAAGttgaagttataaatattagttaattcTGTAGACatacatttttagtttttttttaaactcgtaGTCAATCATAGTTCTTtatcgattttaatttattaacacttATGAGAGGTTCTGTATTTGTATATGCTTTAACAAAAACACTGTATTAAAGAATctcatttacattaattatgtatgttttaataatgacattttattttttttcatactcatgaaacacttaaatatttatgtacttaatttatggaTAACTGATCGTATGCTAAGTATTTTTTACTGGTTTAAGGACAGTGTATTTGATGAAACTATAGACAATTATAGATGTAGTTTGCTTATGTATGGTTTGAGGGTTTTTTTATTcagtattatttagtatttatctttgaaatatatgaaataacttttaaattggaTAGAATTTATGAAACTGATCAAATGCATGCTACTTATGCTTATTtgtatagtatttaaattatgtaattttattttgtactaccAACTCTCCTTAGCTTCAAaaggttataatttattatattttttaaaaagaaatgttatgATATAAATAGAATTTCAGGATTTATATAggtgagttttttttatagaatagcaTAGCTCAGGAGACtgcatataaacaaaaaaatatacttttgtcaaaaagtctaaattaaatatgaaaatgtatctattggaaaatttgttttttcctCCACGTCTAAAGGGCGGGAAAATAGCTAGTATAAATCAAACATTATAATTctatattgtaatgtttatttaaactcataatatgaAGATTTTGACAATAAgctataattttcaaaattttatataagaatatgctttttttaaataattaagaattttatCTCTGAAGTTCAATCACTGAATTTCCAAAGTTATATTTGAGTACctattttatgattaattttactaaattatatttacttctttcaaaattaatttgatatgaattttaattttatgttaaagatttttaaaagtttttcaaACGGATATATCATTAAAAGCCCCATTAAACTTTCAATCATCTCACCATATTGATAATGTAAGGGgcatagattattattaataaatgaataattcgTAATTGATTATCATAAGCGTGCTACTTTGTATCTTCGCTTgagatttattgaaattaaaaaaaaaaagtttttattatctgtcaaaATCTCTTTGAAGTCCAATTCTACCTTTTTATGATGCTTCTAATATgacactttaaatttattataaaaaataaaattattaaagcgtACTCTTAAATGTACGTTTCTTGCGTATGAAACGTTTCACTAAAACGTTACCTACGTAATATTAAATCGTTGCAATCGAATTATATGTTGAATTATTTACTTCCCGCTCaaagaaaattgtttttgttatatatcaaataatgattagtaatattttattgttatgtactTAACTCGAATATTAGCTATGTAAAtgaatttaagtattatttattaaaatgattagtGCAATTGTTTTAGATAGTAAGGATTTAATGTAacttaataaattgataataatcaaattattgacttttaattgtgtttttcatataaattattacactgTGGTAATAcgcgtttttttatttattttttgtttaaaaacgtAGAAGAATATACTTTTATCTAAAATATCAGCAGATATTATAGATAAAAGTCACGTATTCACGAATTATTCTGCATTAAcgtttaaaatcaataatattataataaacagatatgttatatccatactaaacaacagaaaaaagtgccGCGCCGGTgaccatttattttagtttatttttacatttcggtaaaagtaaaaaggatagcttgataaaaacaataagtaaaagggataaccagatgttttaattacgcaaaacgtattactacgtaattatgatgtattataacgtattactacgtaaaacaattgaaggaaaacgtcccaactaggacgttttctagtcttcactttttgcgcgttaataacatatctgtttactacaacatcattgtttaaaatttaatcaatattaaatcaaaatacctATTCTGAATGACTCAGTGCTACCAGAGGTACAAGACAAGAGACAAAACATTTTAGTTCTAAAGTTTGGTGCCGCATTGGAAAtgttattaactatttatatatctagatagtgtccgcaatacaaaataaataaatcaaacgactttattattttagtgtcaGCGTATAAAGATCTCAAttgataattatacaaaaataacaaggATACAAAGAATAAGTTTTTTGTTACTTAATGGTCGCCAAAGTTTAATTGTATAACAACATACGGATCAAacattcgtttattttatttatataaataatattaaaataattatatgttagttATATAAGGACATTGTTATCAAGTGAAGGTATTTCATACATATGAAATCGtaaaaagttacatttttgtaacacttgaaatttttttattcacgtcAAATTTTTTGCCTTGCGTCATAGAGGGCAATTACAACCATTTTAAAActgagttttaataaatatatatttaaaactactcgCCTTGGCTTTGTAACAGTAAAATAAGTTTGAACTTGAGCTCTTTTTTCCCAAATGAGGAGATGTAAGGCTATTACGATTTGAAACGCAGAccgctgtttttttttcaaatatataacggagcagcacgtccgagcccgtttttaaaaaacaacatcacgattgtcagagtttcgatctttaacctttttcggtggtatgaaataaaactcaggaaataatcctctctgatttattccaatatgagacggtccgatcgctccgacggctcgaccaagtctgtcgataccggcaggtgcttgatcttttataacaaaaatatgtaggtgggtagacttattcactcaacataacagctgtttacaaacactaaaatatttcagactattttaacatttcaaaattcactaaaaaatattaatttaacaatcaaacagaattaaaaaaaaaataattaaaataatcaattctggacaagtgtttttcttaaattcgtggtttcgcgccgacatatatattctttttttatggaataggttgacggacgagtatatgggccacctggtggtaagtggtcaccatcacctatagacagtgatgctttaagaaatataaactattccttacattgtcaatgtgccaccagccttgggaactaagatgttatgccccttgtgcctgtagttacactggcacactcacccttcaaaccagaacacactgcgtactgttgtttagcggtagaatatctgataagtgggtggtacctatccaggcggccttgcacaaagccctaccaccaagtaaagtaagtttttatttctagaactatggtttcaattacaaaatgaattaaCTATTAAAAAGGAAATGCTGGCTGATTTCAGATGGAATTAGAATaatctcattttaatttaattactttcgcCAGTTCTTATTGAGTCTAAGGTGTTTCTTTCAAAGAGGAGGAGAATTCTTGGTACAagatttgtatttacaattcttCTATATTGAATCAGGGTTTGACATCAACTTTAAAGTCGATAGAATAAACAATGGcagaatattattcaatacatgatgattgaaattaattgaaatgaacTCATTACAACTCAAACAACTGACCGCATTTTAACTGTTctctgtattatattattatttattataatttacctgCGACTTCTTCCTCCAGTGCCTTGATATAAGGCCGCAAAACCAAATGTTCTGTTCTTTAGGTTGGTGGTTAGGCAAATCTGGAAGTTGGTGTATGGTTTGGTCCTGCGTCTAAACTCTTACCGGTCCCATACTTGTGCAGTATAATGTGTCCTGTGTATTTGGTCAGTATCTAAACTAAGCTATTTGAGCCTAGTTcggtaatcaaatataattattgacagTTACAACTAATAGTTGCCTAAGTGTACAAAAAAGACAACAGCCAAATAGcttgtaaaattcccactgctgggctaagacctcttctcctttgaaaagaaggtttggatcatattccaccatgctgcttcaatgcgggttggtggattttcATTTGGTaggatttcgttgaaataagacacatgcaggtttcctcacgatattttccttcgccgAGCCAAACTAAGCACACGTATATGTGGTgttacttgcctgggtttgaaccctcaatcatcggttaagatgttctCGACTAATGGTAAAGTTAActgaagttttatttatttgtgacgCTGACTCTTcgtaaatactatataaatcattttcttGCAAACAcaattattgtttcaaaaattataacaacatgagttgtttaaatttaatttacgttaTTGTTTTGGTCTTTTTAATATCTCCCATAGAAAGTAATGgtaagtgcttaatttattatgtttaatcattgattataattttaaaaatattttcaatatatgtataagggTGTTTCGTAGAAAATGCTTTCAGACATTAATTAGTTTCTTTGTTTCGTGCCACTCTATAATTTTGTTggttaataatgttaataatatcaaaataaatgttataaatttgtaatcatTTTGCTTAGGCATTATGACTTCTTAAACGATCACCATAATACGTTGCACACGCGTTTCTAAGGTTATAGAGTAGGATATACGGTGCCTGCCTGCTTGCACGGACATcccctgggtaggtaccacccactcatcagttattctaccgccaaacaacagtgctcagtattgttgtgttcgggtttcaagggtgagtgagccagtgtaactacaagcacaagggacataacaacttagttcccaaggttaatggagcattgacgatttaaggattagttaatatttcttacagcgtcattgtctatgggtgttggtgaccacttaccatcaggtggcccatatattcgtccgccaacttataccataaaaaatatatatatattagtaaaattgttttattctaaatatCATGGAGTTTGATCAGTTAATATTTGACAGTACGCCAGAAGGCTATGTAAGAGTAGGAAGACTTTGTAGCAATAATCAGGGCGACAATCTTACGAACAAATTGTAGTAAAACATGTTTGCAggtcaatacaaaatataagttaCAAATCAGTGTTACATGAaaagtaaattgtaaaaaatataaacaaatacaaatgtttttgtttatttaatgttactagtcggattttcatgtaattaacaacaaaataagaCTTAAAACTCAATAGTGATTTTAGGATTCGCAAACTTAGTGCGTGCTATATTAAAATTTgggattataataataataatgaagccTTTTTATACCGTCAATAAACacagaaaagtaataaaaaatacctgAGATAGGTTCTAAGTTTTATTGATTGTTTATCCTATTAATGAAGATTCTGATGCAGACttgcattttataatatatcattgcCAGTatgtctatgtatatatttcttttaagatGATAATGATCAGACGAAAACGGAGAGCCGCTTCATTCAGCCGCTTGTGTACGGCGGAAAGAAGACCAGCATATATGACGCTCCATATATGGGTTTGGTTTACGATGTTAAAATAGGCTTTTACTGCGGCGCCACCATCGTTGGCAAGAAGTTTCTTCTGACCGCTGCTCATTGTTACAAGTAAGACTTTTATAGATGCCTATGATGCCCCTGAAGAATaaggtaccgctggtttttcgGGAAGCACGCGTTCTTGGCACTCTCATACATATTTATCTTCATGGAGAGAAAAACCGTTTTTCCAGGCAAATTGGCCTGctgatggtaaatgatcaccACTGCTCGTAGACACTTCTTACCAGTGCACCACCGATATTGGGAAGTCagatattatgtctcttgtgtctgTTACTGGCTTACTCAGCTCTTAAATCAGAAACTAAACTCCTGCTCTTCTTGGCGGTGGAATATATGCTGAGTTGGTTTAACCCAAACGGACTTGAACAAACCCTACCCACAAAGTTTTCAATTCTGattatcagtatttttgtgttctggcTTGAGGGGCGAAGGTTTCTAAAGGCAttagggacataacaccttaattcccaaggtttgtgCCTCATTGGCGACATGAGTgccattatctatgggcgatgATGATCACcaaccatcaggtggtccatttctTCATTTTCCTacgtaaatgataaaaaacacTACACTAATAAGCTAAAATCATATTATACTCCcaataaaatactttgaaaaatgCGTAAAGCTGTTACCGTCCTGCACATGATTTCGACGCGtcatgacagtttttttttgttaatttcagtccaaaatcaaaatattatatcaaagtaGGCACCGATTCACTCGATGGCGGGAAACGATATGAAATCGAAACGATAGTGCCACACCCCGGTTATGATGCGGATGCTGGCAACAATGACGTTGCCGTCATAAAATTGAAGAGAGACCTGAAATTTAATAGACGCGTTCGACCAATAAGAATGGCACCAAAGGACATCAAACTTACATCTGGAGACATGATGACTACCATGGGTTTTGGTGCGACTGAGGTAAGATTATTATAGGTTTGCAAGCACGCCTGGGTAAgcac contains:
- the LOC124540182 gene encoding dolichol-phosphate mannosyltransferase subunit 1, translating into MATTALDSEITQSDKYSILLPTYNERENLPIIIWLIIKYLDNSGYDYEVIIIDDGSPDGTLEVAKQLQKLYGSNKILLRPREKKLGLGTAYIHGMQHATGNFIIIMDSDLSHHPQFIPKFIELQKKHDYDLVSGTRYKDGGGVYGWDFKRKLISRGANFITQLLLRPNASDLTGSFRLYKKDILQKLIDSCVSKGYVFQMEMIIRARQLDYTIGEVPITFVDRVYGESKLGGSEILQFAKALLYLFATT
- the LOC124540279 gene encoding NF-kappa-B inhibitor-interacting Ras-like protein isoform X2, yielding MGKTSKVVVCGMKGVGKTAVLEQLIYGNVNLKSSFYPTIEDIYVANIETDRGTKERVCFYDTAGLEPPLTGPPQSPTMQLTANQVLQRHYLGFAEGFVMVYDTTQPESLDVLMYLKKDIDRNKDKKEVVMLVIGNRTGPDDINSLENTCSKAANWCAREKIRHFEVSAMDRPSLYEPFIFMTTKLNPVQNKTAFPQLSTLSKLTQKNNRSDAM
- the LOC124540279 gene encoding NF-kappa-B inhibitor-interacting Ras-like protein isoform X1, which encodes MGKTSKVVVCGMKGVGKTAVLEQLIYGNVNLKSSFYPTIEDIYVANIETDRGTKERVCFYDTAGLEPPLTGEFKGPPQSPTMQLTANQVLQRHYLGFAEGFVMVYDTTQPESLDVLMYLKKDIDRNKDKKEVVMLVIGNRTGPDDINSLENTCSKAANWCAREKIRHFEVSAMDRPSLYEPFIFMTTKLNPVQNKTAFPQLSTLSKLTQKNNRSDAM
- the LOC124540256 gene encoding trypsin 3A1-like; this encodes MFADDNDQTKTESRFIQPLVYGGKKTSIYDAPYMGLVYDVKIGFYCGATIVGKKFLLTAAHCYNPKSKYYIKVGTDSLDGGKRYEIETIVPHPGYDADAGNNDVAVIKLKRDLKFNRRVRPIRMAPKDIKLTSGDMMTTMGFGATELDSISHYLLRVDVPYVSNADCASILSSITTSMICAGGEKGKDACHGDSGGPLIYGDMIVGIVSFGVGCGEQWPGVYASVPALRDFIDQTISQLSTPSIKRFYSPW